One window of the Nicotiana tabacum cultivar K326 unplaced genomic scaffold, ASM71507v2 Un00080, whole genome shotgun sequence genome contains the following:
- the LOC107766902 gene encoding NAP1-related protein 2-like produces MMGANTGKKQKVDEENSNIIYSEIVTSIDKLQEIQDELEKINEEASDKVLKVEQEYSEIRKPVYDKRNDIIKAIPDFWLTAFLAHPVLGRLLNEEDLKIFKFLSSIEVEETKDVKSGYSITFNFNANPYFGNNKLSKTYTFLEDGPTKISGTTIKWEKGMGIPNVVAHKKKGKKRSRDKESFFTWFSEVTQKDDEDDALEIQDEVADIIKDDLWPNPLYYFEYDPDEVFDSDEGKDSDSEEDEFSDDY; encoded by the exons ATGATGGGCGCTAACACAGGGAAGAAACAGAAAGTGGATGAAGAAAATAGCAACATCATTTATAGTGAGATCGTTACTTCCATTGACAAATTGCAAGAAATACAAGACGAGCTTGAGAAG ATCAATGAGGAAGCAAGTGATAAAGTATTGAAAGTGGAACAGGAGTACAGTGAGATCCGCAAGCCTGTCTATGATAAACGAAACGACATCATTAAAGCTATCCCGGACTTTTGGTTAACTGCT TTTTTGGCTCATCCTGTCCTAGGTAGACTTCTAAATGAAGAAGACCTAAAG ATCTTCAAGTTTTTAAGTTCTATTGAAGTTGAAGAGACTAAAGATGTGAAGTCAGGCTACTCGATAACCTTT AACTTCAATGCGAATCCTTATTTTGGAAATAATAAGCTCTCAAAGACCTATACCTTCCTTGAAGATGGACCCACAAAGATTTCTGGTACGAcaataaaatgggaaaaaggcATG GGCATTCCTAATGTAGTTGCAcataagaagaaaggaaaaaagcgATCTCGCGATAAGGAAAG CTTTTTTACATGGTTCAGCGAAGTCACTCAAAAAGATGATGAGGATGACGCTCTAGAGATTCAGGATGAG GTTGCTGACATAATTAAGGATGACTTGTGGCCGAACCCGCTCTATTATTTTGAATAT GACCCTGATGAAGTTTTTGATAGTGATGAG GGAAAGGACAGTGACTCAGAGGAGGATGAGTTTAGTGATGATTATTGA